A DNA window from Chryseobacterium sp. MEBOG06 contains the following coding sequences:
- a CDS encoding SDR family oxidoreductase has product MNIVLTGSIGNIGKPLTQELVHKGHSVTVISSNEDRRAAIEAFGAKASIGSMFDVDFLTETFTGADIVYLMETMEAAGDLFDKNIDFIGAISKIGENYKTAVERSGIKNIIHLSSIGAHTDKGTGIIVFHHHVEQILKQLPEEVSIKFIRPVGIYFNMFSFVDTIKNKGAIISNWGGDKKEPWVSPLDIAEVVAEEFEKPFEGRSVRYVASDEVSPNEIAKVLGESIGQEGLQWKVVSDDELLKNWLEIGFNEQVAKGFVETQASQRTGLLYEDYNQHTPVLGRVKLTDFAKEFAAFYTNR; this is encoded by the coding sequence ATGAATATTGTTTTAACAGGTTCCATTGGGAACATAGGGAAACCGCTTACACAAGAACTTGTACATAAAGGACATTCGGTAACGGTGATCAGCAGTAATGAAGATCGGCGGGCTGCTATTGAAGCATTTGGAGCAAAAGCCTCGATAGGCAGCATGTTTGATGTTGATTTTCTTACAGAAACATTCACAGGTGCAGATATCGTTTATTTGATGGAAACGATGGAAGCCGCAGGGGATCTGTTTGATAAGAATATCGATTTTATCGGAGCGATCAGTAAAATTGGTGAGAATTACAAAACAGCGGTTGAGCGTTCGGGAATAAAAAATATCATCCACCTCAGCAGTATCGGTGCGCATACGGATAAAGGAACGGGTATTATAGTCTTCCATCATCATGTAGAACAGATTCTGAAGCAGCTTCCGGAAGAGGTGTCCATCAAATTTATTCGCCCTGTCGGCATTTATTTCAATATGTTTTCATTCGTTGATACTATAAAAAATAAAGGAGCTATTATCTCCAATTGGGGTGGTGATAAAAAAGAGCCCTGGGTTTCACCATTGGATATTGCCGAAGTGGTAGCGGAGGAATTTGAAAAACCATTTGAAGGAAGGTCTGTACGTTACGTAGCCAGTGATGAGGTTTCACCCAATGAAATCGCAAAGGTTCTGGGGGAATCAATAGGGCAGGAGGGCCTTCAATGGAAGGTTGTTTCAGATGATGAATTACTGAAAAACTGGCTTGAGATCGGCTTCAATGAGCAGGTTGCAAAAGGTTTTGTAGAAACTCAGGCAAGTCAGAGAACCGGATTACTGTATGAAGACTATAATCAGCATACTCCTGTTTTGGGTAGAGTAAAACTTACTGATTTTGCTAAGGAGTTTGCCGCTTTTTATACAAACAGATAG
- a CDS encoding SusC/RagA family TonB-linked outer membrane protein, protein MKKKQCKLGVLALLLFAEYGFAQSKDSLSRETSIKEVVVVAFGKQKKEEITGSVQSLKAKDLSSLQNGNILQGIGGKVAGVQVISSGQPGSQPIIRMRGIGSINASSDPLIVLDGIPYSGNLNSIAASDIESISFLEDASSNALYGSRGANGVIIVNTKRGKNKGLSVEADIRTGVNFRSIDDYSVYTSPQDYYTAYYNRARIGEVARLTQPGAIPSGTSPHEEGISALGKLGYNAYNIPFSNLIGKDGSFNPDAQLLYQDNWKKLLFKPALRREATVGINANGDQVKSYTSLNYLDDKGYLISSGFERFGIRSNVDYSITSKLKLTSALSYTYSKQDFGETGGFSNPFQFARNIAPFYPVYLRDNNYQRLYDNHGNALYDYGDGQGPNGSTRSYAVFENPVGNLQKDKSQTTSNITNINLGLNYEIIKGLDFTYNFGAYLENVKNLQFGNTEGGTSSSVGGTISQGSSFRYTLNHQQLLTYQKKLAKHNFNILVGHELNKIKNEGFSGSKQQLLLPNSTSFDNAVKITDLSGNGYEYAVEGYFSRLLYNYDGKYFFNANIRRDGSSVFSPQSRWGNFYGLGLAWNVAKEEFLKDNSVINSLKLKASYGQQGNDNILLDGSNRDYYAYQDIYGINNFGDGKPVLSLKKQGNKDLKWETSKNLNAGFEISLLNNRINLNADYFERKVSDMIYTLPLPPSNAGSYVKYGNIGDMTNRGVQANINVDILRNEQIQWSFYANATHYKNKITRLPAEQRNTGLVSGLFILTEGGDRYTYYLKEFAGVNPQNGDALWYRTTINPATQKEEKTITNNYKEATDYNTGKSAIPKVYGGFGTDVTYKRFNVSVNFAYQFGGYGYDDIYRSLFHSDTYGSNYSTDLNKTWTPENPNAALPRVDLTSTNQNGNSTLYLIKSDYISLQDVTFSYQLPESFSQQAGLSGLKIYVSGNNLYLWSKRKGYDPRTSLTGVSDPYRYSLLSSVSVGFKLTF, encoded by the coding sequence ATGAAAAAGAAACAATGCAAACTTGGTGTATTGGCTTTACTCCTATTCGCGGAATACGGCTTTGCACAAAGTAAAGACAGCCTTTCCAGGGAAACCTCTATAAAAGAAGTAGTGGTGGTCGCCTTTGGAAAGCAGAAAAAAGAAGAAATAACCGGATCGGTACAATCATTAAAAGCCAAAGACCTGTCCAGCCTTCAAAACGGAAATATCCTTCAGGGAATTGGAGGAAAAGTAGCCGGAGTACAGGTGATTTCTTCGGGACAGCCTGGCTCGCAGCCCATCATCAGAATGAGAGGAATAGGCTCTATCAATGCCTCAAGTGATCCTCTAATTGTATTGGACGGGATTCCCTACAGCGGAAATCTAAACAGTATTGCTGCATCCGATATTGAAAGTATTTCTTTCCTTGAAGATGCTTCTTCCAACGCTTTATACGGTTCCCGCGGAGCGAATGGGGTAATTATTGTGAATACCAAAAGAGGGAAAAACAAAGGGCTGAGTGTGGAAGCTGATATAAGAACTGGAGTAAACTTCAGATCTATCGATGATTACTCCGTTTATACCTCTCCACAGGACTATTATACTGCCTACTACAACAGAGCCAGAATAGGCGAAGTGGCAAGATTGACACAACCGGGAGCTATACCTTCCGGAACATCTCCTCATGAGGAGGGAATTTCTGCCCTGGGAAAACTTGGTTATAATGCTTATAATATCCCGTTTAGCAACCTTATCGGGAAAGACGGTTCTTTCAATCCGGATGCTCAGCTACTGTATCAGGACAATTGGAAAAAACTTCTTTTCAAGCCTGCATTAAGGAGAGAAGCTACGGTGGGAATTAATGCTAATGGTGACCAGGTAAAGTCATACACGTCCCTTAATTACCTTGACGATAAAGGATATCTTATCTCTTCCGGATTTGAAAGGTTTGGAATCAGATCGAACGTTGACTACTCTATCACGTCAAAATTAAAATTGACGAGTGCGCTCTCCTATACTTATAGTAAGCAGGACTTTGGAGAAACGGGAGGGTTTTCCAATCCTTTCCAGTTTGCCAGAAATATAGCTCCTTTTTATCCGGTTTATCTGAGAGATAACAATTACCAAAGGCTGTATGATAATCACGGAAATGCATTGTATGATTATGGTGATGGGCAGGGACCTAACGGATCAACAAGATCTTATGCCGTTTTTGAAAATCCCGTGGGAAACCTTCAAAAGGATAAATCTCAGACTACAAGTAATATCACCAATATTAACCTTGGCTTAAATTATGAAATTATAAAAGGGCTGGATTTCACATACAATTTCGGAGCTTATCTGGAAAATGTAAAAAACCTTCAGTTTGGAAATACAGAAGGGGGAACTTCCTCTTCTGTGGGGGGCACCATTTCACAGGGCTCTTCATTCAGATATACATTGAACCATCAGCAATTGCTTACGTATCAGAAGAAACTGGCTAAGCATAATTTCAATATTCTTGTTGGTCATGAATTAAATAAAATAAAAAACGAAGGCTTCTCCGGATCAAAGCAGCAGCTTCTATTACCGAATTCAACATCTTTTGATAATGCAGTAAAAATAACGGATTTATCCGGAAACGGGTATGAATATGCTGTAGAAGGTTATTTCTCAAGATTACTCTATAATTATGACGGAAAATATTTCTTTAATGCCAATATTCGTAGAGATGGATCTTCTGTATTTTCTCCGCAAAGCAGATGGGGAAATTTTTATGGACTGGGATTAGCATGGAATGTAGCGAAAGAGGAATTTCTTAAAGATAATAGTGTAATCAATTCTTTGAAATTAAAGGCTTCTTACGGACAGCAGGGAAATGACAACATCCTACTTGACGGGTCTAACAGAGATTATTATGCGTATCAGGACATCTATGGAATCAACAATTTCGGTGATGGCAAACCGGTTTTATCGCTGAAAAAACAAGGAAATAAAGATTTAAAGTGGGAAACATCGAAAAACCTGAATGCAGGATTTGAAATTTCCCTTTTAAATAACAGAATAAACTTAAATGCCGACTATTTTGAACGAAAGGTCTCGGATATGATTTATACTCTGCCACTTCCTCCTTCTAATGCAGGTTCTTATGTAAAGTATGGAAATATTGGGGATATGACTAACCGGGGAGTTCAGGCTAATATTAATGTAGATATTCTCCGCAATGAGCAGATTCAGTGGAGTTTCTACGCAAATGCAACACATTATAAAAATAAAATTACCAGATTACCAGCCGAACAAAGAAATACGGGTCTTGTTAGCGGGCTGTTTATCCTCACCGAGGGAGGGGACCGATATACTTATTATTTAAAAGAATTTGCTGGGGTAAACCCTCAGAACGGAGATGCCTTGTGGTACCGTACCACAATCAATCCGGCAACCCAAAAGGAAGAAAAAACCATTACCAATAATTATAAGGAAGCTACGGATTACAATACCGGAAAATCAGCTATTCCAAAGGTTTATGGTGGATTTGGAACGGATGTTACTTATAAGAGATTTAATGTGTCTGTTAATTTTGCCTATCAGTTTGGCGGCTATGGTTATGATGATATTTACAGAAGCTTATTCCATTCTGACACTTACGGCTCCAACTATTCTACGGATTTGAATAAGACGTGGACTCCGGAGAATCCAAATGCAGCTTTACCAAGAGTGGACCTTACTTCTACCAATCAAAATGGCAACTCAACGCTTTATCTTATCAAATCAGATTATATAAGTCTTCAGGATGTAACCTTCTCTTATCAGCTCCCCGAAAGCTTTTCGCAGCAGGCAGGTTTATCGGGCTTAAAAATATATGTTTCCGGAAACAACCTTTATCTATGGTCCAAAAGAAAGGGCTATGATCCACGGACTTCTTTAACCGGAGTATCAGATCCATACAGATATTCTCTATTATCAAGCGTTTCTGTAGGTTTCAAATTAACATTTTAA
- a CDS encoding RagB/SusD family nutrient uptake outer membrane protein, with translation MKKIKYFIAAIAIGIITQSCASDLNTLPEGDISGEQLNDDQSKPEKILGGIYLDLRSNGAGGTTSHSDFGIMAVKAGADLMSNDVIQSTNQHLGMFYNYEATNASNSASEIVWTTFYARIFMINKLLDDLQQDTSTKNRAIKGQLLALRAYSYFYLVRFYANDYKGHQSDPGLPLVLTASNPSQGLPRSTVSEVYTQISRDIEESVVLLDSYARPSRAQIDQRTAKAIAAEVFLQTGDYVKAVKYAEESRQGIALMTENEYTTTGFSNINNPEVIWGFHNTISTMSIGNYYASFFSMFDNTNEGYAGAAQIRKLIDKRLYEAIPETDYRKKVFNGSQNAQYTFNAKTKNYPPYVSWKFKDPTLFEGDYIYIRASSLYYIEAEALARQGREAEARQVLFEITAKRDKNYLLSSKTGNELINEIILQKRIELWGEGYAWFDMKRLNIPLERVYTGTNHTFGRFNLTPDKFKFQIPNKEINNNPQIKQND, from the coding sequence ATGAAAAAAATAAAATATTTTATAGCAGCTATAGCCATCGGCATCATTACCCAGAGCTGTGCCAGTGATCTGAATACACTTCCAGAAGGAGATATATCGGGTGAACAGCTGAATGATGATCAGTCCAAGCCTGAAAAAATTCTCGGTGGGATTTACCTGGATCTTCGCAGCAACGGAGCCGGAGGAACTACTTCTCACTCAGATTTTGGGATAATGGCTGTAAAGGCAGGAGCTGATCTGATGTCTAATGATGTAATACAGTCTACGAACCAGCATTTGGGAATGTTTTACAATTATGAAGCAACCAATGCCAGTAACTCTGCTTCAGAGATTGTATGGACTACTTTTTATGCAAGAATATTTATGATCAACAAACTCCTTGATGATCTGCAGCAAGATACAAGTACAAAAAACAGAGCGATCAAAGGGCAGCTTCTTGCACTGAGGGCTTATTCTTATTTCTATCTCGTTCGGTTTTATGCCAATGATTATAAAGGACATCAGTCTGACCCCGGATTACCTTTGGTTCTTACCGCCAGCAATCCAAGTCAGGGGCTTCCCAGATCTACGGTATCAGAAGTTTACACACAGATATCCAGAGATATTGAAGAGTCTGTTGTGCTTCTGGATAGCTATGCGCGCCCATCCAGAGCCCAGATCGATCAGAGAACAGCTAAAGCAATCGCTGCTGAGGTCTTTTTGCAGACAGGAGATTATGTGAAAGCCGTAAAGTATGCTGAGGAAAGCAGACAGGGTATCGCTCTGATGACTGAAAATGAATACACCACTACAGGGTTTTCCAATATCAACAATCCTGAGGTAATATGGGGATTCCATAATACGATTTCGACAATGAGTATCGGAAATTATTATGCATCTTTCTTTTCTATGTTTGATAATACCAATGAAGGGTATGCCGGAGCTGCACAAATCCGTAAGCTGATCGACAAGCGTCTTTACGAAGCGATTCCGGAAACAGATTATCGTAAAAAGGTTTTCAATGGCAGTCAGAATGCCCAGTATACTTTTAACGCAAAAACAAAGAACTATCCTCCCTATGTGAGCTGGAAGTTTAAGGATCCTACTCTTTTTGAAGGTGATTATATCTATATCCGAGCATCTTCCCTTTATTATATAGAAGCTGAAGCGCTTGCCAGACAGGGAAGAGAGGCTGAAGCCAGACAGGTATTGTTCGAAATCACCGCTAAAAGGGATAAAAACTACTTATTATCTTCAAAAACCGGCAATGAACTCATCAATGAAATTATCCTGCAGAAAAGAATAGAGCTTTGGGGAGAAGGATACGCCTGGTTTGATATGAAAAGATTAAACATTCCATTGGAAAGAGTTTACACAGGGACCAATCATACTTTTGGAAGATTTAACCTTACTCCGGATAAATTCAAATTCCAGATTCCTAATAAAGAAATTAATAATAACCCACAAATCAAACAGAATGACTAG
- a CDS encoding retropepsin-like aspartic protease → MMKDFNSNIQKRKTFLRSESFLRTVLILVLLCISAVGFAQSHSSAFNVMYKQVKVKNFFKARDLFAGNKKELPIAYQYFMEAVLDNAFNKPEESNQKISQLLTLKTSIPDSLMFKLWRIREDNSMKQYNYSEAKRAVQTTLQKYDYLLTDEERKDLKNNLKIWIVLENKPPQKITMNGGTRLKMVKDVAGLKNLKVKVVEDSMNFIFDTGANISTISASTASRLKINVIPADIEVDAITGIAVKADLAVCEKMTFGNIIAENVVFLVFADDALSFPQINYQINGVLGFPVIEALREVQLTQDDYFIVPNTETKINSPSNMAMDGLTPLIFMDGRHFSFDTGSDYTILYAPFYQENKKKIDMKYRLGAVTMGGAGGKIEYPGFKVNYTFHILGKEIPLKNINLLTTKINEKTVYGNIGQDVIRQFSKMTLNFNQMFIKFD, encoded by the coding sequence ATGATGAAAGATTTCAATAGTAATATCCAAAAAAGGAAAACATTTTTAAGATCAGAATCATTTCTGAGGACAGTATTGATATTGGTTCTACTGTGCATATCAGCTGTTGGTTTTGCACAGAGCCATAGTTCAGCATTTAATGTGATGTATAAGCAGGTGAAAGTAAAGAATTTTTTCAAAGCAAGGGATCTGTTTGCAGGAAATAAGAAAGAGTTACCGATAGCATATCAGTACTTTATGGAAGCAGTTCTTGATAATGCATTTAATAAGCCTGAAGAATCTAATCAGAAAATTTCACAATTGCTCACTTTGAAAACCAGCATTCCTGACTCACTGATGTTTAAATTATGGCGTATCCGGGAAGATAACAGCATGAAGCAATATAACTATTCAGAAGCGAAAAGGGCAGTGCAGACGACCCTTCAAAAATATGACTATCTGCTTACAGATGAAGAAAGAAAAGACCTGAAAAACAATCTGAAAATCTGGATCGTTCTGGAAAATAAGCCTCCTCAAAAAATTACCATGAATGGGGGTACCCGCCTGAAAATGGTAAAGGATGTTGCAGGCTTAAAAAACCTTAAAGTAAAGGTTGTAGAAGATTCCATGAACTTTATTTTTGATACGGGAGCCAATATTTCCACTATTTCTGCCAGTACGGCCAGCCGCCTGAAGATAAATGTGATTCCTGCTGATATCGAAGTAGATGCCATTACTGGTATTGCCGTCAAAGCAGATCTTGCCGTTTGTGAAAAAATGACTTTTGGAAATATAATAGCGGAAAATGTGGTATTTCTTGTATTCGCAGATGATGCACTCAGCTTTCCGCAAATTAATTATCAGATCAATGGCGTTCTTGGATTTCCTGTGATTGAGGCTTTAAGAGAAGTACAATTAACGCAGGACGATTATTTTATAGTACCCAATACAGAAACAAAAATAAACAGCCCGTCCAATATGGCAATGGATGGGTTAACTCCTCTTATTTTCATGGATGGGCGACATTTCAGCTTTGATACAGGTTCAGACTATACAATCCTGTATGCTCCCTTTTATCAGGAAAATAAAAAGAAAATAGATATGAAGTACAGGCTCGGGGCAGTCACTATGGGAGGGGCAGGCGGAAAAATTGAATATCCGGGATTTAAGGTGAATTATACCTTTCATATATTAGGGAAAGAAATTCCTCTGAAAAATATCAATCTGTTAACAACTAAAATCAACGAGAAAACTGTTTATGGAAACATCGGTCAGGATGTGATCCGCCAATTCAGTAAGATGACATTGAATTTTAATCAGATGTTTATTAAGTTTGATTAA
- the bla gene encoding class A beta-lactamase yields the protein MTKKIIFTLLITLSSLPLFSQKNKRPELTKTIETILSNKKADVGVSIIGISNRDIIQINGSKSYPMLSTVKFPIALAVLHKIEKGELSMQQKLLIKKEELLEDTWSPFKEKYPDGNIEITLEEALKWIVSYSDNNLTDILLRLIGGPQYVQQFIDSKNMVIKNDEEAMHKNWESQFINTITPNESIRLLQEFYNGKIVNKEHSQWLYTAMLNNIAGMKRLKGKLPKEVKVAHRTGTSFTNDAGMTGAVNDFGIIELSYNRRIYVAVFVHNTYEKFENAEAIIAEIAKAAYDYYNKK from the coding sequence ATGACAAAGAAAATTATTTTCACACTACTCATCACACTTTCAAGCCTGCCCCTTTTTTCTCAGAAAAATAAACGTCCGGAACTAACAAAAACAATTGAGACTATTCTCTCAAACAAGAAAGCAGATGTGGGGGTATCAATTATTGGTATTTCCAACAGGGATATCATACAAATCAATGGCAGCAAATCCTACCCTATGCTGAGTACAGTGAAGTTTCCGATTGCACTGGCAGTTCTGCACAAAATAGAGAAAGGCGAACTTTCTATGCAACAAAAATTATTGATCAAAAAAGAAGAACTTCTGGAAGATACCTGGAGTCCGTTCAAAGAAAAATATCCTGACGGAAATATAGAAATCACACTGGAAGAGGCCTTGAAATGGATCGTTTCCTACAGTGATAATAATTTAACAGATATTCTGCTAAGACTGATTGGCGGGCCTCAGTATGTTCAACAGTTCATTGACAGTAAAAATATGGTCATTAAGAATGATGAAGAGGCTATGCATAAAAACTGGGAGTCTCAGTTTATCAATACGATTACCCCTAATGAATCCATCCGTTTACTGCAGGAATTTTATAACGGAAAAATCGTAAACAAAGAGCATTCTCAATGGCTTTATACTGCTATGCTCAATAACATAGCAGGAATGAAAAGGCTTAAAGGCAAACTTCCGAAAGAGGTGAAAGTAGCTCACAGAACAGGAACTTCCTTTACTAATGATGCCGGAATGACAGGCGCAGTGAATGATTTTGGAATTATTGAACTTTCATACAACAGGAGAATATATGTTGCCGTTTTCGTTCATAATACCTACGAAAAATTTGAAAATGCAGAAGCTATTATTGCCGAAATTGCTAAAGCGGCCTATGACTATTACAATAAAAAATAA
- a CDS encoding serine hydrolase domain-containing protein produces the protein MIKKKLFFTVTLSVLLSTAVNAQKKDTYTRKIDSIITASFPLKFNGVVLVSQKGKIKYMKSNGYRDLKKKIPLKTDDQFEIMSNSKQITAVLVLQAAERGKLDLHTPIKKYLPSLTQSWADSVTVHHLLNHTHGISDIHKPAAFKAGSQFKYGNLSYMLLGDILKNTTGKSFKELAGLLFKKLDMNSTFIYNSRNSQSLVPGYKSENNHFEKVKETFLNDDLAPAAGVISTVQDLVKWDEALFKGKLLSPEFQKQMLTPSTTSQHNVFGKESMGFGYNVRIIKEAGLTYYGVTGLGDGFTSLNVYFPSTDTALIILENQMPENRGNWSFQEAAIKNVVLKSITSK, from the coding sequence ATGATTAAAAAAAAATTATTCTTCACAGTTACACTCTCCGTTTTACTGTCTACAGCTGTCAATGCACAAAAGAAAGACACTTATACCCGCAAGATCGATAGTATTATCACTGCTTCTTTTCCTTTAAAATTCAACGGAGTTGTTCTGGTTTCTCAAAAAGGGAAAATAAAATATATGAAATCCAATGGCTACAGGGATTTAAAAAAAAAGATACCTTTGAAAACAGATGATCAGTTTGAAATCATGTCAAACTCAAAGCAGATTACTGCCGTTTTGGTTTTACAGGCTGCAGAGCGGGGAAAACTGGATCTCCATACGCCCATAAAGAAATATCTGCCGTCTCTTACCCAGTCATGGGCAGACTCCGTTACGGTGCATCATCTCCTCAACCATACTCATGGTATTTCAGACATTCACAAACCTGCAGCTTTCAAAGCGGGTTCACAATTCAAGTACGGAAACCTTTCTTATATGCTTTTAGGGGATATTCTTAAAAATACAACCGGGAAAAGTTTTAAAGAACTGGCAGGTTTACTTTTCAAAAAATTAGACATGAACAGCACATTTATTTATAACAGCAGAAATAGTCAATCTCTAGTTCCTGGCTATAAAAGTGAGAATAACCATTTTGAAAAAGTAAAAGAAACATTCTTAAATGATGACCTTGCACCTGCGGCAGGTGTAATTTCTACCGTACAGGACCTTGTAAAATGGGATGAGGCACTTTTTAAAGGAAAGCTTCTTTCCCCGGAATTTCAGAAACAGATGCTCACTCCTTCCACTACCTCTCAGCACAATGTTTTCGGGAAAGAAAGTATGGGATTTGGGTACAATGTGAGAATCATCAAAGAAGCAGGTCTCACTTATTATGGAGTTACCGGACTTGGCGATGGCTTTACCAGTCTGAATGTCTACTTCCCTTCTACAGATACAGCTTTGATCATTCTTGAAAACCAAATGCCGGAAAACAGGGGAAACTGGAGTTTTCAGGAAGCAGCAATCAAAAATGTGGTATTGAAAAGCATTACTTCGAAATAA
- a CDS encoding acyltransferase family protein, giving the protein MITDRSERLYGLDHLRTAAILLVLMYHYRAFNHPLWIDNVGKFGWTGVDLFFVLSGFLISGQLFKEIDKKGKLHLKTFYIKRFFRIIPAYFFTLFLYFTFPFFREKEALSSVWKFVTFTQNYGLNVIDKGTFSHAWSLCIEEQFYLALPVVLLILARTGLLKYLTVLIISAIIFSMISRFIIWNEYIAPAENGSLAFWRLWYMKIYYPTHTRLDGIGVGVLIGYLMQFSSVFKRIVHNNGNQFFFLGLLLLCTSFWVCNDQVSKGASIIGFTMVAVSYGIIVMSAVSKSSFLYRSESYITAQLAALSYAVYLSHKGIIHIVQKILDQRDIQTSDNVCIIICLVACFSGGLLYRFLIEKPFSLIKTKILTAKNKQDQ; this is encoded by the coding sequence ATGATAACAGATCGTTCAGAAAGACTTTATGGATTGGACCACCTGAGAACTGCCGCTATTTTATTGGTATTAATGTACCATTACAGGGCATTTAATCATCCTTTATGGATTGATAATGTTGGGAAATTCGGATGGACAGGGGTTGACCTTTTTTTTGTTTTAAGCGGTTTCCTGATCTCCGGTCAGTTATTTAAAGAAATTGATAAAAAGGGAAAACTTCATTTAAAAACGTTTTATATAAAGCGTTTTTTTAGAATTATTCCGGCTTATTTTTTTACGCTTTTCCTGTATTTTACATTTCCTTTTTTCAGGGAAAAGGAGGCCCTGTCTTCTGTATGGAAATTTGTGACTTTTACGCAGAACTATGGATTAAACGTCATTGATAAGGGGACGTTCTCTCATGCTTGGTCATTGTGTATTGAAGAACAATTTTATCTTGCTCTTCCTGTGGTTCTTCTTATTCTGGCCAGAACCGGTTTACTTAAGTACCTTACTGTTTTGATCATATCAGCAATTATTTTTTCAATGATTTCAAGATTCATCATATGGAATGAATATATTGCTCCCGCAGAAAATGGTTCGCTGGCTTTTTGGCGTTTATGGTATATGAAGATTTATTATCCCACTCATACCAGGCTGGATGGGATTGGAGTAGGAGTATTGATTGGTTACTTAATGCAATTTTCATCAGTATTTAAAAGAATCGTTCATAATAACGGAAACCAATTTTTCTTTTTGGGACTATTGTTGTTATGCACATCATTTTGGGTGTGCAATGACCAGGTTTCAAAAGGAGCATCTATAATTGGATTTACAATGGTAGCAGTAAGTTATGGGATTATTGTAATGTCTGCTGTTTCCAAATCATCATTTCTATATCGGTCAGAGTCTTATATCACGGCACAGTTAGCAGCTTTATCTTATGCTGTTTATCTTTCTCATAAAGGAATTATTCATATTGTGCAGAAAATATTGGATCAGCGTGATATTCAAACTTCAGATAACGTATGCATTATCATTTGTCTGGTGGCTTGTTTTTCAGGGGGGCTATTGTACAGATTTCTGATTGAAAAGCCTTTTTCCCTAATTAAGACTAAAATACTCACGGCAAAGAATAAGCAGGATCAATAA
- a CDS encoding sensor histidine kinase, whose product MKTGQETHIRQYLYFQLLFWPALFLFGIGRTYGEYSDGSVREMAIYNFCHWIFQIIGANFIYYVLIRHFLDRKKYIEFTLSLIASLYLFSVINRVFIVHIAEPFFINEQKDSFISIVTDIRYLLFHYTFPIISGAFIFISIMFIIRYKDEKERTIRLLKEKTELELKSLKSQLHPHFLFNTLNNIYSLSLSHSDKTSQSISQLSDILDYILYKGQKKWVPISDELAIIDHYIALESLRYHDERLKISRQITLHSSNTVPPLLYLTLVENAFKHGAGKSSEPTEIKIEVETNEKYSVFKIENNDTGTQNTNEKGIGLQNIKKQLQHHYLENFEFNISHKNHIFKVEIITPSQHD is encoded by the coding sequence ATGAAAACCGGACAAGAAACTCACATCAGACAATATCTATATTTTCAGTTATTATTCTGGCCTGCTTTATTTCTATTCGGGATCGGAAGAACGTATGGTGAGTATAGTGACGGGAGTGTCAGGGAAATGGCAATTTATAATTTCTGCCACTGGATTTTTCAGATTATAGGGGCCAACTTTATTTACTATGTCCTTATTCGTCATTTTCTGGATCGCAAAAAGTATATTGAGTTTACGCTCTCTCTTATCGCCAGTCTGTACCTTTTTTCGGTTATCAACAGAGTCTTTATTGTTCATATAGCCGAACCTTTTTTCATCAATGAACAGAAAGACAGCTTTATCAGTATTGTAACAGATATCAGGTATCTTTTATTTCATTACACATTTCCCATTATCAGCGGGGCATTTATATTTATTTCTATCATGTTTATTATCCGTTATAAAGATGAAAAAGAACGTACTATCAGATTGCTGAAAGAGAAAACTGAACTTGAATTAAAGTCGCTGAAGTCACAGCTCCATCCTCACTTTCTGTTCAACACCCTGAATAATATTTATTCACTGTCACTAAGCCATTCTGATAAAACTTCACAGTCTATCAGCCAGCTTTCCGATATTTTGGACTATATTCTGTATAAAGGTCAGAAAAAATGGGTTCCCATTTCTGACGAACTGGCGATTATTGATCATTATATAGCATTGGAAAGTCTCCGGTATCATGACGAAAGATTGAAAATAAGCAGACAGATAACACTCCATTCTTCCAATACCGTACCTCCCCTTCTTTATCTTACTCTAGTAGAAAATGCGTTTAAACACGGTGCAGGAAAAAGCTCAGAACCTACCGAAATAAAGATCGAAGTAGAAACGAATGAAAAATATTCTGTTTTTAAAATTGAAAACAATGATACCGGAACTCAGAATACCAATGAAAAAGGAATCGGACTTCAAAATATAAAAAAACAGTTGCAGCATCATTATCTGGAAAATTTTGAGTTCAATATCTCCCACAAAAACCATATTTTTAAGGTTGAAATAATCACTCCTTCACAACATGATTAA